The following are from one region of the Camelus dromedarius isolate mCamDro1 chromosome 34, mCamDro1.pat, whole genome shotgun sequence genome:
- the PPP2R1B gene encoding serine/threonine-protein phosphatase 2A 65 kDa regulatory subunit A beta isoform isoform X2 → MAGAAGPGTGPGTGPGAAGGDGDDSLYPIAVLIDELRNEDVQLRLNSIKKLSTIALALGVERTRTELLPFLTDTIYDEDEVLLALAEQLGNFTGLVGGPDFAHCLLPPLESLATVEETVVRDKAVESLRQISQEHTSVALEAHFVPLVKRLASGDWFTSRTSACGLFSVCYPRASNAVKAEIRQHFRSLCSDDTPMVRRAAASKLGEFAKVLELDSVKSEIVPLFTNLASDEQDSVRLLAVEACVSIAQLLSQEDLEALVMPILRQAAEDKSWRVRYMVADKFSELQKAVGPKITQNDLIPAFQNLLKDCEAEVRAAAAHKVKELCENLPIEGRETIIMNQILPYIKELVSDTNQHVKSALASVIMGLSTILGKENTIEHLLPLFLAQLKDECPEVRLNIISNLDCVNEVIGIRQLSQSLLPAIVELAEDAKWRVRLAIIEYMPLLAGQLGVEFFDEKLNSLCMAWLVDHVYAIREAATNNLMKLVQKFGTEWAQNTIVPKVLVMANDPNYLHRMTTLFCINALSEACGQEITTKQMLPIVLKMAGDQVANVRFNVAKSLQKIGPILDTDALQEEVKPVLQKLGQDEDMDVKYFAQEAMSVVAQRLRKLDLPVKDSDEPSAPGADKNHFLRPRGPGEDAGKFSPLMSQYRGTEQLGWLPRRR, encoded by the exons ATGGCGGGCGCGGCGGGGCCCGGGACGGGGCCCGGGACCGGACCCGGGGCAGCGGGCGGAGATGGAGACGATTCGCTATACCCAATAGCAGTTTTAATCGACGAGCTCCGCAATGAGGACGTGCAG CTCCGTCTCAATAGTATTAAGAAATTATCAACGATTGCTCTAGCACTTGGAGTAGAAAGGACGCGAACTGAACTGCTACCATTCCTTACAG ATACAATTTATGATGAAGATGAGGTACTGTTAGCTCTTGCTGAGCAGCTGGGAAATTTCACCGGCCTGGTAGGAGGTCCTGACTTTGCCCACTGTTTGCTG CCTCCTTTGGAGAGTCTGGCGACCGTGGAAGAGACGGTGGTCCGGGACAAGGCCGTGGAGTCCCTGCGACAGATCTCCCAGGAGCACACCTCTGTGGCTCTGGAGGCTCATTTTGTTCCCCTGGTGAAACGCCTGGCGAGTGGGGATTGGTTCACTTCTCGCACGTCTGCATGTGGTTTGTTCAGCGTTTGCTATCCCAGGGCTTCAAACGCTGTCAAAGCAGAAATTAGACA GCACTTCCGTTCCTTGTGCTCAGATGACACACCAATGGTACGACGTGCTGCTGCTTCCAAATTGGGTGAATTTGCAAAAGTTTTGGAACTAGACAGTGTGAAAAGCGAAATTGTTCCATTGTTCACTAATCTAGCTTCAGATGAACAG GATTCAGTGCGCCTTCTGGCTGTGGAAGCCTGTGTCAGTATTGCCCAGTTACTGTCTCAGGAGGACCTCGAGGCTTTGGTGATGCCTATACTTCGACAAGCAGCAGAAGATAAATCTTGGCGAGTTCGCTATATGGTAGCTGACAAATTTTCAGAG CTCCAGAAAGCTGTGGGTCCTAAAATCACCCAGAATGACCTCATCCCCGCCTTTCAGAACCTGCTTAAAGACTGTGAAGCTGAAGTCCGAGCAGCTGCTGCTCACAAAGTAAAAG aacTTTGTGAGAACTTGCCCATTGAAGGTAGAGAGACCATAATTATGAATCAAATTCTGCCCTATATAAAG gaaTTAGTATCTGATACAAATCAACATGTCAAATCGGCTCTAGCGTCTGTCATTATGGGACTGTCTACCATTCTGGGCAAAGAGAATACCATTGAACATCTTCTACCTCTCTTCTTAGCTCAGTTAAAGGATGAG TGTCCTGAAGTTCGTCTGAATATCATCTCCAATTTGGACTGTGTGAATGAAGTGATTGGAATCCGTCAGCTCTCCCAGTCGCTCCTTCCTGCCATAGTGGAGCTGGCGGAAGATGCCAAGTGGCGGGTCCGGCTGGCCATCATTGAGTACATGCCGCTGCTGGCGGGCCAGCTG GGTGTGGAATTCTTTGATGAAAAGCTGAATTCCTTATGTATGGCCTGGCTTGTGGACCACG TGTACGCCATCCGGGAAGCTGCCACCAACAACCTCATGAAGCTGGTTCAGAAGTTTGGAACAGAGTGGGCCCAAAATACCATCGTCCCCAAAGTGTTAGTAATGGCAAATGATCCTAATTACTTGCACAGAATGACCACTTTATTCTGCATTAAT gCGTTGTCTGAAGCCTGCGGTCAGGAAATAACCACTAAGCAGATGCTGCCTATTGTACTGAAAATGGCCGGAGACCAAGTAGCAAATGTCCGTTTCAACGTGGCCAAATCTTTACAGAAAATCGGACCAATTCTAGATACTGA TGCTTTGCAGGAGGAAGTTAAGCCAGTGCTCCAGAAGTTAGGCCAAGATGAAGACATGGATGTCAAGTACTTTGCACAGGAAGCTATGAGTG TGGTGGCCCAGAGGCTGAGGAAGCTAGACTTGCCTGTGAAGGACAGTGACGAGCCCAGTGCCCCTGGGGCTGACAAGAACCACTTCCTGAGACCCAGAGGGCCTGGAGAGGACGCGGGGAAG
- the PPP2R1B gene encoding serine/threonine-protein phosphatase 2A 65 kDa regulatory subunit A beta isoform isoform X1, whose amino-acid sequence MAGAAGPGTGPGTGPGAAGGDGDDSLYPIAVLIDELRNEDVQLRLNSIKKLSTIALALGVERTRTELLPFLTDTIYDEDEVLLALAEQLGNFTGLVGGPDFAHCLLPPLESLATVEETVVRDKAVESLRQISQEHTSVALEAHFVPLVKRLASGDWFTSRTSACGLFSVCYPRASNAVKAEIRQHFRSLCSDDTPMVRRAAASKLGEFAKVLELDSVKSEIVPLFTNLASDEQDSVRLLAVEACVSIAQLLSQEDLEALVMPILRQAAEDKSWRVRYMVADKFSELQKAVGPKITQNDLIPAFQNLLKDCEAEVRAAAAHKVKELCENLPIEGRETIIMNQILPYIKELVSDTNQHVKSALASVIMGLSTILGKENTIEHLLPLFLAQLKDECPEVRLNIISNLDCVNEVIGIRQLSQSLLPAIVELAEDAKWRVRLAIIEYMPLLAGQLGVEFFDEKLNSLCMAWLVDHVYAIREAATNNLMKLVQKFGTEWAQNTIVPKVLVMANDPNYLHRMTTLFCINALSEACGQEITTKQMLPIVLKMAGDQVANVRFNVAKSLQKIGPILDTDALQEEVKPVLQKLGQDEDMDVKYFAQEAMSVLALA is encoded by the exons ATGGCGGGCGCGGCGGGGCCCGGGACGGGGCCCGGGACCGGACCCGGGGCAGCGGGCGGAGATGGAGACGATTCGCTATACCCAATAGCAGTTTTAATCGACGAGCTCCGCAATGAGGACGTGCAG CTCCGTCTCAATAGTATTAAGAAATTATCAACGATTGCTCTAGCACTTGGAGTAGAAAGGACGCGAACTGAACTGCTACCATTCCTTACAG ATACAATTTATGATGAAGATGAGGTACTGTTAGCTCTTGCTGAGCAGCTGGGAAATTTCACCGGCCTGGTAGGAGGTCCTGACTTTGCCCACTGTTTGCTG CCTCCTTTGGAGAGTCTGGCGACCGTGGAAGAGACGGTGGTCCGGGACAAGGCCGTGGAGTCCCTGCGACAGATCTCCCAGGAGCACACCTCTGTGGCTCTGGAGGCTCATTTTGTTCCCCTGGTGAAACGCCTGGCGAGTGGGGATTGGTTCACTTCTCGCACGTCTGCATGTGGTTTGTTCAGCGTTTGCTATCCCAGGGCTTCAAACGCTGTCAAAGCAGAAATTAGACA GCACTTCCGTTCCTTGTGCTCAGATGACACACCAATGGTACGACGTGCTGCTGCTTCCAAATTGGGTGAATTTGCAAAAGTTTTGGAACTAGACAGTGTGAAAAGCGAAATTGTTCCATTGTTCACTAATCTAGCTTCAGATGAACAG GATTCAGTGCGCCTTCTGGCTGTGGAAGCCTGTGTCAGTATTGCCCAGTTACTGTCTCAGGAGGACCTCGAGGCTTTGGTGATGCCTATACTTCGACAAGCAGCAGAAGATAAATCTTGGCGAGTTCGCTATATGGTAGCTGACAAATTTTCAGAG CTCCAGAAAGCTGTGGGTCCTAAAATCACCCAGAATGACCTCATCCCCGCCTTTCAGAACCTGCTTAAAGACTGTGAAGCTGAAGTCCGAGCAGCTGCTGCTCACAAAGTAAAAG aacTTTGTGAGAACTTGCCCATTGAAGGTAGAGAGACCATAATTATGAATCAAATTCTGCCCTATATAAAG gaaTTAGTATCTGATACAAATCAACATGTCAAATCGGCTCTAGCGTCTGTCATTATGGGACTGTCTACCATTCTGGGCAAAGAGAATACCATTGAACATCTTCTACCTCTCTTCTTAGCTCAGTTAAAGGATGAG TGTCCTGAAGTTCGTCTGAATATCATCTCCAATTTGGACTGTGTGAATGAAGTGATTGGAATCCGTCAGCTCTCCCAGTCGCTCCTTCCTGCCATAGTGGAGCTGGCGGAAGATGCCAAGTGGCGGGTCCGGCTGGCCATCATTGAGTACATGCCGCTGCTGGCGGGCCAGCTG GGTGTGGAATTCTTTGATGAAAAGCTGAATTCCTTATGTATGGCCTGGCTTGTGGACCACG TGTACGCCATCCGGGAAGCTGCCACCAACAACCTCATGAAGCTGGTTCAGAAGTTTGGAACAGAGTGGGCCCAAAATACCATCGTCCCCAAAGTGTTAGTAATGGCAAATGATCCTAATTACTTGCACAGAATGACCACTTTATTCTGCATTAAT gCGTTGTCTGAAGCCTGCGGTCAGGAAATAACCACTAAGCAGATGCTGCCTATTGTACTGAAAATGGCCGGAGACCAAGTAGCAAATGTCCGTTTCAACGTGGCCAAATCTTTACAGAAAATCGGACCAATTCTAGATACTGA TGCTTTGCAGGAGGAAGTTAAGCCAGTGCTCCAGAAGTTAGGCCAAGATGAAGACATGGATGTCAAGTACTTTGCACAGGAAGCTATGAGTG TGCTTGCGTTGGCATAA